A segment of the Actinomyces sp. oral taxon 171 str. F0337 genome:
TGCTGCTGCCGGCCGCAGCTCGAGCAGTCCCGGAGTCCTTTGCGGAGTCCTGCGTGACGTCCTTGGCAGAGGCCTCGGTCCTCACCGAGCCTGCGTCAGCGGATTCCACAGTGTCCTTGAGATCCTTGAGGTCCTTGAGGTTCTTGAGGTCCTTGGCGTCCTTGCTGCCGTCACTGCCGCGACCACTGGTGGCGCCCTGCGAGAGGCGCTGCGCAGCGTCGTCGGCGGCGTCCCTGGTGGGAAGACTCTCCGTGGCCGCGTCGCGCGGGGAGGAAGTGGCGTCGCCGCCGGAGGAGACGTGCTTGGTCATGGGTGTCCTTTCAGTCCGTTTCCCGGCCCGGCCGGGGCTGGAACAGACGTTAGGGACCCGCACTGTGCCCGGGGCAGGTCAAGCCTGTGGACCACCTATGTCCGGCGATCCCGCTCCCCTACCGCTCCCGGGCCACCAGCGTGTTGGATGCCTGGGCCCGGGGCCGCACCACCATGGAGTCGATGTTGACGTGGGCGGGCAGCTCCAGCGTCCAGGCGATGCAGGCGGCGACATCGTCGGCGCTCAGGGGCTCTGCGACACCGGCGTAGACCTTCGCGGCGGCCTCGGCATCGCCGTGAAGGCGGTTGAGGGAGAACTCCTCGGTGGCCACCATGCCGGGTGCGATCTCAATGACGCGCACCGGCTCACCCACCAGCTCCAGGCGCAGCGTGTTCGCGATGATCCGCTCGGCGTGCTTGGCCGCCACGTAACCGCCCCCACCGGGGTAGGTGTCGTGGGCCGCCGTGGAGGTGAGGAAGACCAGGTCCCCGCCCCGCTCCCGCAGTCCCGGAAGGAAGGCCTGGCTCACGCGCAGGGCCGCAAGCACGTTGCGCTCATACATGGTGGCCCACTCCTCGACGCTGCCCTCGGCGACCGGGTCGACCCCCAGCGCACCACCGGCGTTGTTGACGACGGCGTCAACAGACCCCTCAGCGAGCACCTCACTGGCCAGGCGCGCGACGTCGTCGGGCTCCTGGAGATCGGCGGCCACCCACGTGCACCCGGTCTCGGCGGCCAGCGCCTCAAGGCGTTCCACCCGCCGCGCGGTGGCGACAACCTCCCACCCGTGGGAGCGCAGGAGGCGAACGGTGGCGGCGCCGATGCCGGTGGAGGCCCCGGTCACCAGGGCGCGGCGGGCCGGTGCGGAGTCGACGGTGACGTTCTTGCGGTTCTCACTCATGAGCCCACGATACGTCTCCGTCATGCTCACCTGGCACAATCGACCACGATTCGCACGGGTCCACCCAGGCCCACTCGCGAAGCCCAGTACAGTCGGCCCCACCGGAAGGCCCCCTATGAACGCCGTCATCCTCGCCGTCCTGGTCATGCTCATCCTGGCGATGCTGCGCGTCCATGTGGTCCTGTCCCTGTTCGTCGGCGCGCTCGCCGGCGGGTTGAGCGCCGGCCTGGGCGTCAGCCACACCATGGTCGCCTTCCAGAACGGGCTGGCCGACGGGGCCAAGATCGCGCTGTCCTACGCGCTCCTGGGAGCCTTCGCCATGGCGGTGGCGCACTCGGGCCTGCCCCAGCTGCTGGCGAACTGGCTCATCGGCAGAATCGAGAACGAGGACGAGTCCGCCTCCCGTAAGGCCGTGCGCACCACCACCATTCTGGTGCTGGGAGGGATCACGGCCATGGCAGTCATGAGTCAGAACCTCATCCCGGTTCACATTGCCTTCATTCCTCTCGTGGTCCCGCCGCTGCTCATCGTCATGAGCCGGCTGCAGCTGGACCGCCGCGCCGTGACCTGCGCCATCACCTTCGGGCTGGTCACCACTTACATGTTCCTGCCCCTGGGATTCGGACGGGTCTTCCTCCACGACATCCTCTACGCCAACATCCAGGAGGCGGGCCTGGACGTCTCCCAGATCTCAGCCACCCACGCCATGGGGATCCCGGCGCTGGGCATGGTCGTGGGGCTGCTCATCGCCGTGTTCGTCACCTACCGCAAGCCCCGCGCCTACCGGATCGACACCGGCGGCGGCACCGGCTCAGGCGAGGAGATCTCCGGCCCGGTCGAGATCGACCGCCACAAGGTCGCGATCGCCCTGGTCGCCGTCGTCGCCTGCTTCATGGTCCAGACCTTCCTGACCTGGACGGAGTCCAAGGCCGACCCGCTCCTGGTCGGGGCGCTGACAGGCCTGCTGCTGTTCATGGCCACCCGGGCCGTCACCATCGCCGAGGCCGATGACATCTTCACCGACGGCATGCGGATGATGGCTCTCATCGGGCTCATCATGATCACGGCGCAGGGCTTCGCCGCCGTCCTGAAGGAGACCAAGCAGATCGAGCCGCTGGTGAAGTCGGCGACCTCCCTGTTCGCGGACTCCAAGCCCGCCGCCGCCTTCGTCATGCTGCTCGTGGGCCTCATCGTGACGATGGGCATCGGCTCATCCTTCTCCACCCTGCCGATCATCTCGGCGATCTATGTGCCGCTGTGCGTCTCCCTGGGCTTCTCGCCGGTTGCCACGGTCTCCCTCATCGGGACCGCAGGGGCCCTGGGGGACGCAGGCTCACCGGCGTCGGACTCCACGCTGGGTCCCACAGCCGGGCTCAACGCCGACGGGCAGCACGACCACATGCGCGACTCGGTCATCCCGACCTTCCTGCACTTCAACATCCCCCTGCTCATCGCCGGCTGGATCGCCGCGATGGTGCTCTGAAGGCCACCGGCCCCCGGAAGTCTCACCGCCCGGCACACCGGCACGGTACGGTGATGACCTCACGTCGCAGACGAGCAGGAGGCCTTCATGCGTATCGGGTTCATCGGCGCCGGCAACATGGTCAGCGCCATTGTGCGAGGGGCCGTGGCCGCGGGGACACCGGCCGGGCACCTGCTCCTGACCAGCAAGCACGGCTCCGCCGAGCGCCTGGCCGGGCAGGTCGGAGCAGTCCACGTGCCCGACGCCGCCGAGCTGGTCTCACGCAGCGACGTCCTCATCCTGGGACTCAAGCCCTACGTCATCCCCGACGTCCTGCCCCGGCTGTCGGAGGCCATCGGCCGCAGCAGGCCCCTGGTGGTCTCCATCGCTGCCGGCCTGACCCTGGAGCGCCTGGAGTCGATGCTGCCCGACGGGGCCCGGGTGGTGCGCACCATGCCGAACATGGCCGCCGCCGTGGGCGAGTCGATGACGGCACTGGCCCCGGGGAGCAGTGCGAGCGCCTCGGACCTGGAGACGGTGCGCACCCTCATGGAGAGCATCGGTCGCACCGTCATCCTGGAGGAGAAGGACTTCTCCTCCTTCATTGGCCTGGCGGGCTCCTCCCCCGCCCTGGTGTGCGCCTTCATCGATGCCCTGGCGCGCGCCGGCGTCATGGGTGGCATCCCCAAGGCCCTGGCCGTCCAGATCGTGGCTCAGGCGGTGCTGGGGACCGCCCGCACGGTGCAGACCGAGGCTCAGCGCACCGCGGAGGGAGGCAA
Coding sequences within it:
- a CDS encoding SDR family oxidoreductase; this translates as MSENRKNVTVDSAPARRALVTGASTGIGAATVRLLRSHGWEVVATARRVERLEALAAETGCTWVAADLQEPDDVARLASEVLAEGSVDAVVNNAGGALGVDPVAEGSVEEWATMYERNVLAALRVSQAFLPGLRERGGDLVFLTSTAAHDTYPGGGGYVAAKHAERIIANTLRLELVGEPVRVIEIAPGMVATEEFSLNRLHGDAEAAAKVYAGVAEPLSADDVAACIAWTLELPAHVNIDSMVVRPRAQASNTLVARER
- a CDS encoding Na+/H+ antiporter family protein, with translation MNAVILAVLVMLILAMLRVHVVLSLFVGALAGGLSAGLGVSHTMVAFQNGLADGAKIALSYALLGAFAMAVAHSGLPQLLANWLIGRIENEDESASRKAVRTTTILVLGGITAMAVMSQNLIPVHIAFIPLVVPPLLIVMSRLQLDRRAVTCAITFGLVTTYMFLPLGFGRVFLHDILYANIQEAGLDVSQISATHAMGIPALGMVVGLLIAVFVTYRKPRAYRIDTGGGTGSGEEISGPVEIDRHKVAIALVAVVACFMVQTFLTWTESKADPLLVGALTGLLLFMATRAVTIAEADDIFTDGMRMMALIGLIMITAQGFAAVLKETKQIEPLVKSATSLFADSKPAAAFVMLLVGLIVTMGIGSSFSTLPIISAIYVPLCVSLGFSPVATVSLIGTAGALGDAGSPASDSTLGPTAGLNADGQHDHMRDSVIPTFLHFNIPLLIAGWIAAMVL
- the proC gene encoding pyrroline-5-carboxylate reductase, encoding MRIGFIGAGNMVSAIVRGAVAAGTPAGHLLLTSKHGSAERLAGQVGAVHVPDAAELVSRSDVLILGLKPYVIPDVLPRLSEAIGRSRPLVVSIAAGLTLERLESMLPDGARVVRTMPNMAAAVGESMTALAPGSSASASDLETVRTLMESIGRTVILEEKDFSSFIGLAGSSPALVCAFIDALARAGVMGGIPKALAVQIVAQAVLGTARTVQTEAQRTAEGGNGRTPADLIDAVCSPGGTSVAGMVALERAGFSDAVVRAFEAIAERDRQLGA